One Hordeum vulgare subsp. vulgare chromosome 4H, MorexV3_pseudomolecules_assembly, whole genome shotgun sequence DNA window includes the following coding sequences:
- the LOC123447139 gene encoding uncharacterized protein At5g64816, with protein sequence MVDAWWPLLAAAVPAIVAGQAIRVKRRRDEEQRLKAARGREKSSDEVFVCERVCTSKRMLKKVGAFSKDPIPDTCVTVCGVSELDACADACARTVCVNQHQVPNWNDVCLKRCQSECLKLSSTIM encoded by the coding sequence ATGGTGGACGCGTGGTGGCCGCTGCTCGCCGCGGCCGTCCCGGCGATCGTGGCCGGCCAAGCCATCCGCGTCAAGCGGCGGCGCGACGAGGAGCAGCGCCTCAAGGCGGCGCGGGGCCGCGAGAAGAGCTCGGACGAGGTCTTCGTCTGCGAGCGCGTCTGCACCTCCAAGCGGATGCTCAAGAAGGTGGGCGCCTTCTCCAAGGACCCCATCCCGGACACCTGCGTCACCGTCTGCGGCGTCTCCGAGCTCGACGCCTGCGCCGACGCCTGCGCGCGCACCGTCTGCGTCAACCAGCACCAGGTGCCCAACTGGAACGACGTCTGCCTCAAGCGCTGCCAGAGCGAGTGCCTCAAGCTCTCCTCCACCATCATGTAG